One genomic window of Streptomyces sp. NBC_01498 includes the following:
- a CDS encoding carbohydrate ABC transporter permease, with product MIVNKAEVIVGRVVLVLVLILTLLPLAGMLSGALQPADRIPDGFSWPSDPQWGNFAVAFRTAHVWQLLGSSTLIILGVVPLSLLLSSLAGYALGNLRIRGGGFVFALLLLGLTIPFEAIIIPIYYEISALGLLNTQWAIILPLIGLYMPFSVLWMRAHFAGVPTELSEAARIDGAGTFQEIRRIQLPLAMPALSALAILLFLWTWNQFLLPLVLVNDPDKRTMAGALGAFQGQYLNQLPLLFAGALIIMLPTIVIYVVFQRQFIKALLQGAVKG from the coding sequence ATGATCGTCAACAAGGCGGAAGTGATCGTCGGACGCGTCGTCCTCGTCCTGGTGCTGATCCTGACCCTGCTGCCACTCGCGGGAATGCTCTCCGGTGCCCTCCAGCCCGCGGACCGCATCCCCGACGGGTTCTCCTGGCCCAGCGATCCCCAGTGGGGCAACTTCGCCGTAGCCTTCCGGACCGCGCACGTCTGGCAGTTGCTCGGCTCCAGCACGCTCATCATCCTCGGCGTCGTACCGCTCAGCCTGCTCCTGTCCTCACTGGCCGGATACGCCCTGGGCAATCTCCGTATCCGAGGCGGGGGATTCGTCTTCGCCCTGCTCCTGCTGGGCCTGACCATCCCCTTCGAGGCGATCATCATCCCCATCTACTACGAGATCAGCGCCCTGGGGCTGCTCAACACCCAGTGGGCGATCATCCTTCCGCTGATCGGGCTCTACATGCCGTTCAGCGTCCTGTGGATGCGCGCCCATTTCGCCGGGGTGCCCACCGAACTCTCCGAGGCCGCGCGCATCGACGGGGCCGGCACCTTCCAGGAGATTCGCCGCATCCAGCTTCCGCTGGCCATGCCCGCCCTCTCGGCCCTGGCGATCCTGCTGTTCCTGTGGACCTGGAACCAGTTCCTCCTGCCGCTGGTGCTGGTGAACGACCCCGACAAACGCACCATGGCGGGCGCGCTCGGCGCGTTCCAGGGGCAGTACCTCAATCAGCTTCCGCTGCTGTTCGCCGGAGCGCTGATCATCATGCTGCCCACCATCGTGATCTACGTGGTCTTCCAGCGCCAGTTCATCAAGGCGCTCCTCCAGGGCGCGGTCAAAGGCTGA
- the nagA gene encoding N-acetylglucosamine-6-phosphate deacetylase, translating into MRVSARGAVVAGAWVKGDVEIDDGRLVRVGLPSTGTGYVLPGLVDLQVNGYGGVDFNAATAPEFEQALAALTRDGVFHVQPTLITDSEDNVVRQLGVLGDLRRSAPRGAKIVGVHAEGPFLSPHHRGVHRTEYLRDPDTGLVRRFLDAGPLRTITVAPELPGAPELIAWAAGQGVIVQAGHSGADTATAYAGFDAGARAVTHLFNGMIPFSHRAPGIAGATLNREEVAIQLIADDIHLARETSLFALKAAEHRIMLVTDAASPAGAGDGAFTVGGFTVTVTDGVPRLPDGTLAGSTVTLLQQVRKLVEHDWPVDRAVNLASRAPARFYGLTGAGELTLGGPADLIVTDENVAVARVLVAGEEFTA; encoded by the coding sequence ATGAGAGTTTCCGCACGCGGCGCCGTCGTCGCCGGCGCCTGGGTGAAGGGCGACGTCGAGATCGACGACGGAAGGCTGGTACGCGTCGGCCTCCCGTCGACCGGTACGGGGTACGTCCTGCCCGGCCTGGTCGACCTCCAGGTCAACGGGTACGGCGGGGTCGACTTCAACGCCGCGACGGCCCCGGAGTTCGAACAGGCGCTGGCCGCGCTCACCCGGGACGGCGTGTTCCACGTACAGCCCACCCTCATCACCGACTCCGAGGACAACGTGGTCCGCCAGCTCGGCGTACTCGGCGACCTCCGGCGCTCCGCCCCACGCGGGGCGAAGATCGTCGGCGTCCACGCCGAAGGCCCGTTCCTGTCCCCGCACCACCGCGGCGTGCACCGCACCGAATACCTCCGCGACCCCGACACCGGTCTCGTGCGGCGATTCCTCGACGCCGGGCCGCTGCGCACGATCACCGTCGCCCCCGAACTGCCCGGCGCGCCCGAGCTGATCGCCTGGGCCGCCGGGCAGGGCGTCATCGTGCAGGCCGGGCACTCGGGCGCCGACACGGCCACCGCGTACGCGGGCTTCGACGCGGGCGCCCGCGCCGTCACCCACCTGTTCAACGGCATGATCCCGTTCAGCCACCGCGCCCCCGGCATCGCGGGCGCGACGCTCAACCGGGAGGAGGTCGCCATCCAGCTCATCGCCGACGACATCCATCTGGCGCGCGAGACCTCGCTGTTCGCGCTCAAGGCCGCCGAGCACCGCATCATGCTCGTCACCGATGCCGCGTCCCCGGCCGGGGCGGGCGACGGTGCCTTCACCGTGGGCGGCTTCACGGTCACCGTCACCGACGGCGTGCCGCGCCTGCCCGACGGCACCCTCGCGGGCAGCACGGTCACGCTGCTGCAACAGGTCCGCAAGCTGGTCGAGCACGACTGGCCCGTCGACCGCGCGGTGAACCTGGCCAGCCGGGCCCCCGCCCGCTTCTACGGCCTCACCGGCGCCGGGGAACTCACCCTCGGCGGCCCGGCCGACCTGATCGTGACGGACGAGAACGTCGCCGTCGCGCGCGTCCTGGTCGCCGGAGAGGAGTTCACGGCATGA
- a CDS encoding N-acetylmannosamine-6-phosphate 2-epimerase — protein sequence MNLVPRGLIVSLTPSPQSPWQHVQDIVRLAAAAQAGGAVAVKMDGPDAVRAVKRAVPGLPVLAVSIDGSHGGVVRITPTRDHAAALVEAGADVLELEADSAARRHDGQDLSELVASFVALGRPVKAGVPGIDDARTAVAAGAAMVSSSTMGYPAKANTGPLPDLGLVENLVAAAGVPVVAERGYATPDDVRAAFAAGAHAVVVGSAIVDPVWLTSRFAGLHASAS from the coding sequence ATGAACCTCGTTCCCCGCGGGCTGATCGTCTCGCTCACCCCCTCGCCCCAGTCACCCTGGCAGCACGTCCAGGACATCGTCCGGCTGGCCGCCGCCGCGCAGGCCGGCGGCGCCGTCGCCGTGAAGATGGACGGCCCCGACGCCGTACGCGCCGTGAAACGCGCCGTCCCCGGCCTCCCCGTGCTCGCCGTGAGCATCGACGGCTCGCACGGCGGGGTCGTCCGCATCACCCCGACCCGGGACCACGCCGCCGCCCTCGTGGAGGCCGGCGCCGACGTCCTCGAACTGGAGGCGGACTCGGCGGCCCGCCGCCACGACGGGCAGGACCTGTCCGAACTCGTCGCGTCCTTCGTCGCGTTGGGCAGACCCGTCAAGGCGGGCGTGCCGGGCATCGACGACGCGCGCACCGCCGTGGCGGCGGGCGCCGCGATGGTCAGCTCGTCCACCATGGGCTACCCCGCCAAGGCGAACACCGGCCCGCTGCCCGACCTCGGCCTGGTCGAGAACCTCGTGGCCGCCGCCGGAGTGCCGGTCGTCGCCGAGCGCGGCTACGCGACACCGGACGACGTCCGCGCGGCCTTCGCCGCAGGCGCGCACGCCGTCGTGGTCGGCTCGGCCATCGTGGACCCGGTCTGGCTGACGTCCCGTTTCGCCGGGCTGCACGCCAGCGCTTCGTAG
- a CDS encoding serine hydrolase domain-containing protein, protein MNTRIEGGTSPGFASLADAFADAFTGKDGMGAALCVRVGGETVADLWAGTADARDGSPWTKDTTSVIFSCTKGLTSILAARLVQDGLLGYEDPVVAHWPEFAAAGKERITVADLLAHRSGLSAPRDVLSVEDVVDWDRVTGLLAAQEPLWPRGAGHAYHALTHGWLAGEVVRRVTGGTVGQYFDELIATPLHADAWIGLPDSARDRVARLRVGASLTALVARQAAARPAGEVDWSDRAMTLGNAFPTELVDGERGFNDPRIRAAELPGAGGIASARALAAIWSSTVTETDGVRLLDAGTVADAIRPQTEGTPVFGGQPPFPRWGMGFQLPSLAREYLGPASFGHDGAGGQVAFADVTHQVGFAFLTNLMEAGDDHRATSIVDELRRILRGSGRGQVPVLPSGRVV, encoded by the coding sequence ATGAACACCCGTATCGAGGGCGGCACATCCCCGGGATTCGCCTCCCTCGCGGATGCCTTCGCCGACGCCTTCACCGGCAAGGACGGCATGGGCGCGGCGCTCTGCGTCAGGGTGGGCGGCGAGACGGTCGCCGATCTGTGGGCCGGAACCGCCGACGCGCGCGACGGGTCGCCCTGGACGAAGGACACCACCAGTGTCATCTTCTCCTGCACCAAGGGCCTCACCTCGATTCTCGCGGCCCGCCTCGTCCAGGACGGCCTCCTCGGATACGAGGACCCCGTCGTCGCCCACTGGCCCGAGTTCGCCGCCGCCGGCAAGGAACGGATCACGGTCGCCGATCTCCTCGCCCACCGCTCCGGGCTCTCGGCGCCCCGCGATGTCCTGTCCGTCGAGGACGTCGTCGACTGGGACCGTGTCACGGGCCTGCTGGCGGCCCAGGAACCGTTGTGGCCCCGGGGTGCGGGACACGCCTACCACGCCCTCACCCACGGCTGGCTCGCCGGTGAAGTCGTCCGGCGCGTGACCGGCGGAACGGTCGGTCAGTACTTCGACGAACTCATCGCCACGCCGCTGCACGCCGACGCGTGGATCGGTCTGCCCGACTCGGCGCGGGATCGGGTCGCCCGGCTGCGGGTCGGTGCGAGCCTCACGGCGCTCGTCGCGCGGCAGGCAGCGGCGCGGCCCGCCGGGGAGGTCGACTGGTCCGATCGGGCCATGACCCTCGGGAACGCTTTCCCGACCGAACTCGTCGACGGCGAGCGCGGCTTCAACGACCCACGGATACGGGCGGCGGAGCTGCCGGGAGCGGGCGGCATCGCGTCGGCGCGGGCACTGGCCGCGATCTGGTCGTCCACGGTGACGGAGACCGACGGAGTACGGCTGCTGGACGCCGGCACGGTCGCGGACGCCATACGACCGCAGACCGAAGGCACCCCGGTCTTCGGCGGTCAGCCGCCGTTCCCCCGGTGGGGCATGGGCTTCCAACTGCCCTCCCTCGCCCGCGAGTACCTCGGTCCCGCCTCCTTCGGACACGACGGCGCGGGCGGGCAGGTCGCCTTCGCCGACGTGACGCACCAGGTCGGATTCGCGTTCCTGACCAACCTCATGGAAGCGGGCGACGACCACCGGGCCACGTCGATCGTGGACGAACTCCGCCGTATCCTCCGGGGGTCGGGACGCGGACAGGTGCCTGTGCTCCCTTCCGGGCGAGTCGTCTGA
- a CDS encoding GntR family transcriptional regulator has protein sequence MSTSPALHRKVAQHLRERIESGVIAPGSRMPSERVLANQFDVSRVTVRQALKDLETAGLVTVVAGARWVRAETPAPASLRPGEPEAESIEEGATGLVSFSDLAAANGLTSTSKVLKCLTRASSLDEADLLGVAPGAPVVELVRLRHLDGIPTLIDFSLIPEGPAPGLSDHDFTTASLYSTLAERYGLHAVRADCVIEARGATPEIAERLGLTSGDPVLEIVQTTFDENRRVVQWCRSVYRGDRYRFRAALQGQAAPAHHPQTAAEPPGRGAVPHLARLYP, from the coding sequence ATGTCTACTTCGCCAGCACTGCACCGCAAGGTGGCCCAACACCTCAGGGAACGCATCGAGTCGGGGGTCATCGCCCCCGGATCGAGGATGCCCTCCGAGCGGGTTCTCGCCAATCAGTTCGACGTCAGCCGGGTCACCGTCCGCCAGGCACTGAAGGACCTGGAGACGGCCGGGCTGGTCACCGTCGTCGCGGGTGCCCGGTGGGTACGCGCGGAGACGCCCGCGCCCGCCTCGCTCCGGCCCGGCGAGCCGGAGGCGGAGTCGATCGAGGAGGGCGCCACCGGGCTCGTGAGCTTCTCGGACCTCGCCGCCGCGAACGGCCTGACGTCCACCTCGAAGGTGCTGAAGTGCCTCACCCGCGCGAGCTCGCTCGACGAGGCCGACCTGCTGGGTGTCGCGCCCGGTGCCCCCGTGGTCGAACTGGTCCGGCTGCGGCACCTCGACGGCATCCCCACCCTGATCGACTTCTCCCTCATCCCCGAGGGCCCGGCGCCCGGACTGAGCGACCACGACTTCACCACCGCCTCCCTCTACTCCACACTCGCCGAGCGGTACGGCCTGCACGCCGTCCGCGCCGACTGCGTCATCGAGGCACGCGGCGCCACCCCCGAGATCGCCGAGCGGCTCGGCCTCACCTCGGGCGACCCCGTCCTGGAGATCGTCCAGACCACCTTCGACGAGAACCGCCGGGTCGTGCAGTGGTGCCGCAGCGTCTACCGCGGCGACCGCTACCGCTTCCGCGCCGCCCTCCAGGGCCAGGCCGCCCCCGCACACCACCCCCAGACCGCGGCGGAACCCCCCGGCCGCGGCGCCGTACCCCATCTTGCGAGGTTGTATCCATGA
- a CDS encoding glycosyl hydrolase family 32: MTFRLDHAWVWDFWFADDGDTFHLYYLHAPKSLGDPELRHRNARIGHATSADLTEWRDHGPVLGPGAPGAHDETATWTGSVVRGPDGVWRMFYTGARFLDTGGNVESIGVALSTDLHTWTKQDGPVCRADGRWYEKLADATWPEEAWRDPWVFPDPAGDGWHMLITARAGHGPADDRGVIGHATSPDLQEWTVRPPLSRVGAGFAHLEVPQIATVDGETVLLLSCDTPRLSAARREADRVGGIWSVPAPATLGPYPVEEARLVLDESLYSGRLVEDRTGRTVLLAFHNSGSDAGFPGAVSDPIPVSWSPDRRGLVPLTLQSESTPT; encoded by the coding sequence ATGACATTTCGCCTGGATCACGCCTGGGTGTGGGACTTCTGGTTCGCCGACGACGGCGACACCTTCCACCTGTACTACCTGCACGCCCCCAAGAGCCTGGGCGACCCGGAACTGCGGCATCGCAACGCCCGGATCGGGCACGCGACTTCGGCGGACCTGACCGAATGGCGGGACCACGGGCCGGTCCTCGGCCCCGGGGCACCCGGGGCCCACGACGAGACCGCCACCTGGACGGGCAGCGTCGTCCGCGGCCCCGACGGTGTCTGGCGGATGTTCTACACCGGAGCCCGCTTCCTCGACACCGGCGGCAACGTCGAGAGCATCGGGGTGGCCCTCTCCACCGACCTGCACACCTGGACGAAGCAGGACGGGCCGGTCTGCCGGGCGGACGGTCGCTGGTACGAGAAACTGGCGGACGCCACCTGGCCGGAGGAGGCGTGGCGCGACCCGTGGGTGTTCCCCGACCCGGCGGGCGACGGCTGGCACATGCTCATCACCGCACGGGCCGGCCACGGTCCCGCCGACGACCGGGGTGTGATCGGGCACGCGACGTCACCGGACCTCCAGGAGTGGACGGTCCGGCCACCGCTCAGCCGGGTGGGCGCGGGCTTCGCGCACCTGGAGGTCCCCCAGATCGCGACCGTCGACGGCGAGACCGTCCTGCTGTTGTCCTGCGACACCCCCCGGCTGTCCGCCGCACGCCGCGAGGCCGACCGGGTCGGCGGTATCTGGAGCGTCCCCGCCCCTGCGACCCTGGGTCCGTACCCCGTGGAGGAGGCCCGGCTGGTCCTCGACGAATCCCTCTACAGCGGGCGGCTCGTCGAGGACCGGACCGGCCGGACCGTCCTGCTCGCCTTCCACAACTCCGGATCAGACGCCGGATTCCCCGGCGCGGTGTCCGACCCCATCCCCGTCAGCTGGTCACCGGACCGCCGCGGCCTCGTACCCCTGACCCTCCAGAGCGAAAGCACCCCGACATGA
- a CDS encoding ABC transporter substrate-binding protein has translation MALNSIRPREGRGTAIPAHRRAVAVAVAAGALALAGCAPGSPAATPKGSGEVDLKLTSDKITIKIQDETGFPVSGDLAAEFTKQHPNVTFKIVRDSFQNLTANAPRLLAGADAPDLIRLPTMGDTVKDGLLTNLDPYFKGYGWDKFSVGQLAASRMSAEGVRGEGSLYQMGLGYSVTGVYVNEKYAKQLGLSGAPATVTELEEWMAKAKAAKILPVQIGMQDGVGTFALQALINQYGDKSELVDWMFNKPGATFATEASLKGATVFKKWADAGYFPSDVNAINYTTMVANFHAGKGLLMFDGNWDAAGTDKAMGQGAARFFLAPPATAGGPYVAMGAANSFAIPAKAKNADATAFFLNWIHTDPKARQIVVDVTGASPGGDPSQAMPEGKKGSLTEQVLSASAKVGSDDGFVDFMANTTAGIYAGAFQPDEQKLLTRRMEPKAFVDSIQEYYVKELAGS, from the coding sequence ATGGCACTCAATTCGATCCGTCCCCGCGAGGGACGAGGCACCGCGATACCCGCGCACCGAAGGGCCGTTGCGGTCGCCGTCGCGGCGGGGGCACTCGCCCTGGCGGGATGCGCTCCCGGATCACCGGCCGCGACCCCGAAGGGCTCGGGCGAGGTGGACCTGAAGCTCACGTCCGACAAGATCACGATCAAGATCCAGGACGAGACGGGCTTCCCCGTCTCCGGCGATCTGGCCGCGGAGTTCACCAAGCAGCACCCGAACGTCACGTTCAAGATCGTTCGCGACAGCTTCCAGAACCTCACCGCCAACGCGCCTCGTCTCCTCGCCGGCGCCGACGCCCCGGACCTCATCCGCCTTCCCACCATGGGCGACACCGTCAAGGACGGGCTCCTGACCAATCTGGACCCGTATTTCAAGGGCTACGGGTGGGACAAGTTCTCCGTCGGTCAGCTCGCGGCCTCCCGCATGAGCGCCGAAGGGGTGCGCGGTGAGGGCTCGCTGTACCAGATGGGCCTGGGCTACAGCGTGACGGGCGTCTACGTGAACGAGAAGTACGCCAAGCAGCTGGGGCTCTCCGGCGCGCCGGCCACCGTCACCGAGCTGGAGGAGTGGATGGCCAAGGCCAAGGCCGCCAAGATCCTCCCCGTCCAGATCGGTATGCAGGACGGTGTCGGCACCTTCGCGCTCCAGGCGCTGATCAACCAGTACGGGGACAAGTCCGAACTGGTCGACTGGATGTTCAACAAGCCCGGGGCCACCTTCGCCACCGAGGCCAGTCTCAAGGGCGCGACCGTCTTCAAGAAGTGGGCCGACGCCGGCTACTTCCCGTCCGACGTCAACGCGATCAACTACACGACGATGGTGGCCAACTTCCACGCGGGCAAGGGCCTGCTGATGTTCGACGGAAACTGGGACGCCGCGGGAACCGACAAGGCGATGGGGCAGGGTGCCGCCCGGTTCTTCCTGGCTCCTCCGGCCACCGCCGGCGGCCCGTACGTCGCGATGGGCGCCGCGAACTCGTTCGCCATCCCGGCCAAGGCGAAGAACGCCGACGCGACGGCCTTCTTCCTGAACTGGATCCACACCGACCCCAAGGCCCGGCAGATCGTCGTCGACGTGACGGGCGCCTCCCCCGGCGGCGACCCCTCGCAGGCGATGCCGGAGGGGAAGAAGGGTTCGCTGACCGAGCAGGTCCTCTCGGCGTCGGCGAAGGTCGGATCCGACGACGGATTCGTCGACTTCATGGCCAACACCACGGCCGGGATCTACGCGGGCGCCTTCCAGCCGGACGAGCAGAAGCTGCTGACCAGGCGCATGGAGCCCAAGGCGTTCGTCGACTCCATCCAGGAGTACTACGTGAAGGAGCTGGCCGGTTCATGA
- a CDS encoding carbohydrate ABC transporter permease: MSDDARRHEAPPLTAAAPGRAGEGAHATGVGPAPRRHGRSSARGEARRRLTVGWLFVLPALAFFCAFVIYPLITAVRYSLYSWNGIGAATWTGIDNYVRVFTEPELLISIVNALILIVFFTVIPVAAGLALATLIRTMRPGPFATIARTVLFLPQIIPLVAAGIAWSWMYAQTGTINTILDSVGLGFLSRSWLAGFGTALPAVGLIGSWVLTGLCTILLLTGIGKIDASLYEAARLDGAGWWREFVTVTLPGLRREIAVLVTITVIAALSSFDIIYTTTKGGPGNSTLVPGISIFRLAFTQSEVGLASAFGIVLLALVLLAVLPVQLLARERD, translated from the coding sequence ATGAGCGACGATGCCCGTAGGCACGAGGCTCCGCCCCTGACGGCGGCGGCCCCCGGCCGGGCCGGAGAGGGCGCTCACGCCACGGGCGTCGGACCAGCTCCTCGCCGGCACGGCCGTTCCTCCGCGCGGGGGGAGGCACGGCGCAGACTCACCGTCGGCTGGCTCTTCGTCCTCCCCGCCCTGGCGTTCTTCTGCGCCTTCGTGATCTATCCGCTGATCACGGCCGTGCGGTACTCGCTCTACAGCTGGAACGGCATCGGCGCCGCCACCTGGACGGGCATCGACAACTACGTCCGGGTCTTCACCGAGCCGGAGTTGCTGATATCGATCGTCAACGCGTTGATCCTCATCGTCTTCTTCACGGTGATCCCGGTCGCCGCCGGCCTGGCCCTGGCGACCCTGATCCGTACGATGCGGCCCGGCCCCTTCGCCACGATCGCCCGTACGGTGCTGTTCCTGCCGCAGATCATCCCGCTGGTCGCCGCCGGTATCGCCTGGTCGTGGATGTACGCGCAGACCGGCACCATCAACACCATCCTCGACTCCGTCGGCCTGGGCTTCCTGTCCCGGTCCTGGCTGGCGGGCTTCGGCACCGCGCTTCCGGCGGTCGGCCTCATCGGTTCCTGGGTGCTCACCGGCCTCTGCACGATCCTGCTGCTCACCGGCATCGGAAAGATCGACGCCTCCCTCTACGAGGCGGCACGGCTCGACGGAGCGGGCTGGTGGCGGGAGTTCGTGACCGTCACCCTCCCCGGGCTGCGGCGCGAGATCGCCGTACTGGTCACCATCACCGTGATCGCCGCGCTGAGCAGCTTCGACATCATCTACACCACCACCAAGGGCGGTCCGGGAAACAGCACCCTCGTCCCCGGCATCTCGATCTTCCGGCTCGCCTTCACCCAGAGCGAAGTCGGCCTGGCGTCCGCCTTCGGCATCGTCCTCCTGGCACTGGTCCTCCTGGCAGTGCTGCCCGTTCAGCTGCTGGCAAGGGAGCGAGACTGA